One genomic window of Pseudomonas sp. LFM046 includes the following:
- a CDS encoding MFS transporter — MRKLDVHEIIDNARFTPFHWMVMCWCALLLIFDGYDLFIYGVVLPVLMKEWGLTPLEAGALGSYALFGMMFGALTFGSLADKIGRKKGIAICFVLFSGFTVLNGFASSPTEFGICRFVAGLGIGGLMPNVVALMNEYAPKKLRSTLVAVMFSGYSLGGMLSAGVGIYMLPRFGWEAMFFAALLPLLLLPLILWHLPESVGFLLRQGRVDKARAILKRIDPHAEISDRDELVLNDVKVQGAPVLELFREGRGLRTLMIWVAFFCCLLMVYALSSWLPKLMANAGYSLGSSLSFLLALNFGGMFGAIAGGWLGDRYNLPRVVVAFFIVAALSISLLGFKSPTPVLYLLIGIAGATTIGTQILLYATAAQLYGLAFRSTGLGWASGIGRNGAIVGPLLGGALLGINLPLQLNFMAFAIPGAIAALAMCFVHQRQPKAAPLATAAQG, encoded by the coding sequence ATGCGAAAACTCGACGTACACGAGATCATCGACAACGCGCGCTTCACGCCCTTCCACTGGATGGTCATGTGCTGGTGCGCGCTTCTGCTCATCTTCGACGGCTATGACCTGTTCATCTACGGCGTGGTCTTGCCCGTGCTGATGAAAGAGTGGGGCCTGACTCCGCTGGAGGCCGGTGCCCTGGGCAGCTACGCGCTGTTCGGCATGATGTTCGGCGCCCTGACCTTCGGTTCCCTGGCTGACAAGATCGGCCGCAAGAAGGGGATCGCCATCTGCTTCGTGCTCTTCTCCGGCTTCACTGTGCTCAATGGCTTCGCCTCCAGCCCCACGGAATTCGGCATTTGCCGGTTCGTGGCCGGCCTCGGCATCGGCGGCCTGATGCCCAACGTGGTGGCGCTGATGAATGAATACGCGCCGAAGAAACTGCGCAGCACCCTGGTGGCCGTGATGTTCAGCGGCTACTCCCTGGGCGGCATGCTGTCCGCGGGTGTCGGCATCTACATGCTGCCGCGCTTCGGCTGGGAGGCGATGTTCTTCGCCGCGCTGTTGCCGCTCCTGCTGCTGCCGCTGATCCTCTGGCACCTGCCGGAATCCGTCGGTTTCCTGCTGCGCCAGGGCCGCGTCGACAAAGCTCGCGCAATACTCAAGCGCATCGACCCGCACGCCGAGATCAGCGACCGCGACGAACTGGTGCTGAACGACGTGAAAGTGCAGGGCGCCCCGGTACTGGAGCTCTTCCGTGAAGGCCGTGGCCTGCGCACCCTGATGATCTGGGTAGCCTTCTTCTGCTGCCTGCTGATGGTCTACGCCCTGAGCTCCTGGCTGCCGAAACTGATGGCCAACGCCGGCTACAGCCTGGGTTCCAGTCTGTCCTTCCTGCTGGCCCTTAACTTCGGCGGCATGTTCGGCGCCATCGCCGGTGGCTGGCTGGGAGACCGCTACAATCTGCCCAGGGTGGTGGTGGCTTTCTTCATCGTCGCGGCGCTGTCCATCAGCCTGCTCGGCTTCAAGAGCCCGACCCCGGTGCTCTACCTGCTGATCGGCATTGCCGGCGCCACCACCATCGGCACCCAGATCCTGCTCTACGCCACCGCCGCGCAGCTCTACGGCCTGGCGTTCCGCTCCACGGGCCTGGGCTGGGCGTCGGGCATCGGTCGTAATGGCGCCATCGTCGGTCCGTTGCTGGGCGGGGCGCTGCTGGGCATCAACCTGCCGCTGCAGCTGAACTTCATGGCCTTCGCCATTCCGGGCGCCATCGCCGCCCTGGCCATGTGCTTCGTCCACCAGCGTCAGCCCAAGGCTGCGCCGCTAGCGACTGCCGCCCAAGGCTGA
- a CDS encoding 1,6-dihydroxycyclohexa-2,4-diene-1-carboxylate dehydrogenase yields MYKRFQDKVALVTGAAQGIGRRVAERLVEEGARVVAVDRSELVFELVDQLEADAPLLALTADLEQFADCHRVAAAAVERFGRLDILINNVGGTIWAKPYEHYQEHEIEAEVRRSLFPTLWCCHAALPYMLEQGAGAIVNVSSIATRGVNRVPYGAAKGGVNALTACLAFENAERGIRVNATAPGGTEAPPRRIPRNTAQQNDQEKAWYQQIVDQTVDSSLMKRYGTIDEQAGAILFLASDEASYITGVTLPVGGGDLG; encoded by the coding sequence ATGTACAAGAGATTCCAGGACAAGGTCGCGCTGGTCACCGGCGCGGCCCAGGGTATCGGCCGCCGGGTCGCCGAGCGGCTGGTGGAGGAGGGCGCGCGGGTCGTCGCCGTGGACCGTTCCGAGCTGGTCTTCGAACTGGTCGATCAGCTGGAGGCGGACGCCCCGCTGCTGGCCCTGACCGCCGACCTCGAACAGTTCGCCGACTGCCATCGCGTGGCCGCTGCTGCGGTGGAGCGCTTCGGCCGGCTGGACATCCTCATCAATAACGTGGGCGGGACTATCTGGGCCAAGCCCTACGAGCACTACCAGGAGCACGAGATCGAGGCCGAAGTGCGTCGCTCGCTGTTCCCGACCCTGTGGTGCTGCCATGCCGCGCTGCCCTACATGCTGGAGCAGGGCGCAGGCGCCATCGTCAATGTGTCGTCCATCGCCACCCGTGGCGTGAACCGCGTGCCCTACGGCGCGGCCAAGGGCGGAGTGAACGCCCTGACCGCCTGCCTGGCCTTCGAAAACGCCGAGCGCGGCATCCGCGTCAACGCCACCGCGCCGGGCGGCACCGAGGCACCACCGCGCCGAATCCCGCGCAACACCGCGCAGCAGAACGATCAAGAGAAGGCCTGGTACCAGCAGATCGTTGACCAGACCGTCGACAGCAGCCTGATGAAGCGCTACGGCACCATCGACGAACAGGCCGGAGCCATCCTCTTCCTCGCCTCGGACGAGGCCTCCTACATCACCGGCGTGACCCTGCCGGTAGGCGGAGGCGACCTGGGTTAA
- the benC gene encoding benzoate 1,2-dioxygenase electron transfer component BenC: protein MSHKIALTFEDGVTRFIDANPSETVADAAYRQGINIPLDCRDGACGTCKCFAEAGRYDMGQDYIEDALSEEEAGQGYVLTCQMRAESDCVVRVPASSDVCKTQQASYEASISAVRQLSDSTISLSIKGESLSKLAFLPGQYVNLQVPGSDQTRAYSFSSLQKDGEVSFLIRNVPGGLMSSFLTGLAKAGDSLSLAGPLGSFYLRDIRRPLLLLAGGTGLAPFTAMLEKIAEEGSDHSLHLIYGVTNDFDLVEMDKLEAFAARIPNFTFSACVASPESSYPQKGYVTQHIEPKHLNDGDVDVYLCGPPPMVEAVSQYIREQGIQPANFYYEKFAASAA, encoded by the coding sequence ATGTCCCACAAGATCGCACTGACTTTCGAAGACGGCGTCACCCGTTTCATCGACGCCAATCCCAGCGAAACCGTGGCCGATGCGGCCTATCGCCAGGGCATCAACATCCCGCTGGACTGCCGCGACGGCGCCTGCGGCACCTGCAAGTGCTTCGCCGAAGCCGGCCGCTATGACATGGGCCAGGACTACATCGAGGATGCGCTGAGCGAAGAGGAAGCCGGCCAGGGCTACGTGCTCACCTGCCAGATGCGCGCGGAAAGCGATTGCGTGGTGCGCGTGCCGGCGTCCTCCGATGTCTGCAAGACCCAGCAGGCCAGCTATGAGGCGAGCATCAGCGCAGTCCGCCAGCTCTCCGACAGCACCATTTCCCTGTCCATCAAGGGCGAGTCGCTGTCGAAACTGGCCTTCCTGCCGGGCCAGTACGTCAACCTCCAGGTACCGGGCAGCGACCAGACCCGCGCCTATTCCTTCAGCTCCCTGCAGAAGGACGGCGAAGTCAGCTTCCTGATCCGCAATGTGCCGGGCGGCCTGATGAGCAGCTTCCTCACCGGTCTCGCCAAGGCCGGCGACAGCCTGTCCCTGGCCGGCCCGCTGGGCAGCTTCTACCTGCGCGACATCCGCCGCCCGCTACTGTTGCTGGCCGGCGGCACGGGCCTGGCGCCCTTCACCGCAATGCTGGAGAAGATCGCGGAGGAGGGCAGCGACCATTCCCTGCACCTGATCTACGGCGTCACCAACGACTTCGATCTGGTGGAGATGGACAAGCTCGAAGCCTTCGCCGCGCGCATCCCCAACTTCACCTTCAGCGCCTGTGTGGCCAGCCCCGAGAGCAGCTACCCGCAGAAGGGCTACGTGACCCAGCACATCGAGCCGAAGCACCTGAACGACGGCGACGTGGATGTCTACCTGTGCGGCCCGCCGCCCATGGTCGAGGCGGTCAGCCAGTACATCCGCGAGCAGGGCATCCAGCCGGCCAACTTCTACTACGAGAAGTTCGCCGCCAGCGCGGCCTGA
- the benB gene encoding benzoate 1,2-dioxygenase small subunit translates to MSISYDAVRDFLYREARYLDDKDWDNWLELYAADASFWMPSWDDRDELTEDPQTEISLIWYGTRGGLEDRVFRIKTDRSSATMPDTRTSHNISNIEILEVADGECKVRFNWHTLSFRYKTVDSYFGTSFYTLDIRGESPLVKAKKVVLKNDYVRQVIDIYHI, encoded by the coding sequence ATGAGCATCTCTTACGACGCCGTGCGCGACTTTCTCTATCGCGAAGCGCGCTACCTGGATGACAAGGACTGGGACAACTGGCTGGAGCTGTACGCCGCCGACGCCAGCTTCTGGATGCCGTCCTGGGATGACCGCGACGAGCTGACCGAAGACCCGCAGACCGAAATCTCGCTGATCTGGTACGGCACCCGTGGCGGCCTGGAAGACCGCGTGTTCCGCATCAAGACCGACCGCTCCAGCGCGACCATGCCGGACACCCGCACCTCCCACAACATCAGCAACATCGAGATCCTCGAAGTGGCCGATGGCGAGTGCAAGGTGCGTTTCAACTGGCACACCCTGAGCTTCCGCTACAAGACCGTGGACAGCTACTTCGGCACCAGCTTCTACACCCTCGACATCCGGGGCGAGAGCCCGCTGGTCAAGGCGAAGAAAGTGGTCCTGAAGAACGATTACGTACGCCAGGTCATCGACATCTACCACATCTAG
- the benA gene encoding benzoate 1,2-dioxygenase large subunit, which produces MSLGFDFLHSLLEEDKEKGIYRCKREMFTDPRLFELEMKHIFEGNWIYLAHESQIPEKNDYLTLNMGRQPVFIARNKDGELNAFLNACSHRGAQLCRHKSGNRSSYTCPFHGWTFNNSGKLLKVKDPAEAGYPSSFNCEGSHDLTKVARFESYRGFLFGSLNPEVKPLVEHLGESAKIIDMIVDQSPEGLEVLRGSSSYIYEGNWKLTAENGADGYHVSSVHWNYAATQNQRKQREAGEEIKTMSAGAWAKNGGGFYSFDHGHLLLWTRWANPEDRPLYERRDELAQDFGQARADWMIQNSRNLCLYPNVYLMDQFSSQIRIARPISVNQTEITIYCIAPKGESADARAKRIRQYEDFFNVSGMATPDDLEEFRSCQLGYQGSRGWNDMSRGAAHWVEGADEAAKEIELHPLLSGVRTEDEGLFVLQHKYWQETMLKAAEAEQQLIPVEAVQ; this is translated from the coding sequence ATGTCCCTGGGATTCGACTTTCTGCATTCCCTGCTTGAGGAAGACAAGGAGAAAGGCATCTACCGCTGCAAGCGTGAGATGTTCACTGACCCGCGTCTGTTCGAACTGGAGATGAAGCACATCTTCGAAGGCAACTGGATCTATCTCGCCCACGAGAGCCAGATTCCCGAGAAGAACGACTACCTCACCCTCAACATGGGGCGCCAGCCGGTCTTCATCGCGCGCAACAAGGACGGTGAGCTCAATGCCTTCCTCAATGCCTGCAGCCACCGGGGCGCACAGCTGTGCCGTCACAAGAGCGGCAACCGTTCCTCCTATACCTGCCCGTTCCACGGCTGGACCTTCAACAACTCCGGCAAGCTGCTGAAGGTGAAGGACCCGGCCGAAGCCGGTTACCCGTCCAGCTTCAACTGCGAAGGCTCCCACGACCTGACCAAGGTCGCCCGTTTCGAGTCCTATCGCGGCTTCCTGTTCGGCAGCCTGAACCCTGAGGTGAAGCCCCTGGTCGAGCACCTCGGTGAGTCCGCCAAGATCATCGACATGATCGTCGACCAGTCCCCCGAGGGCCTGGAAGTCCTGCGCGGTTCCTCCAGCTACATCTACGAAGGCAACTGGAAGCTGACCGCCGAGAACGGCGCCGACGGCTACCACGTGAGCTCCGTGCACTGGAACTACGCCGCCACCCAGAACCAGCGCAAGCAGCGCGAGGCGGGTGAAGAGATCAAGACCATGAGCGCCGGCGCCTGGGCCAAGAATGGCGGGGGCTTCTACTCCTTCGACCACGGCCACCTGCTGCTCTGGACCCGCTGGGCCAACCCCGAAGACCGTCCGTTGTACGAGCGCCGCGACGAGCTGGCCCAGGACTTCGGCCAGGCCCGCGCCGACTGGATGATCCAGAACTCGCGCAACCTCTGCCTGTACCCGAACGTGTACCTGATGGACCAGTTCAGCTCGCAGATCCGCATCGCGCGGCCGATCTCCGTCAACCAGACCGAAATCACCATCTACTGCATCGCGCCCAAGGGCGAGAGCGCAGACGCCCGCGCCAAGCGCATCCGCCAGTACGAAGACTTCTTCAACGTCAGCGGCATGGCTACGCCGGACGACCTGGAAGAGTTCCGCTCCTGCCAGCTGGGCTACCAGGGCAGCCGTGGCTGGAACGACATGTCCCGCGGCGCCGCCCACTGGGTGGAAGGTGCCGACGAGGCCGCCAAGGAGATCGAACTGCATCCGCTGTTGTCGGGCGTGCGCACCGAGGACGAAGGCCTGTTCGTGCTGCAACACAAGTACTGGCAGGAAACCATGCTCAAGGCCGCTGAGGCCGAGCAGCAACTGATCCCCGTGGAGGCCGTGCAATGA
- a CDS encoding AraC family transcriptional regulator: MMDSRLLSERSRVFERADPYAVSGYVNQHVGSHCIRLPAAGHPQASLNHRKFANLDLCRISYGGAVRVTSPALETIYHLQILLSGHCLWRGHKQEHYLAPGELLLINPDDPVDLTYSDDCEKFILKMPTTLLEAICDEQRWHRPSSGVRFMQNNYRLDELEGFVNLLAMVCQEAEASDPLLRVQEHYAQIVASKMLSLMKTNVSRESLGCQEASFDRILAYIEHNLKQDISSEFLARQASMSLRSLYALFERHLGTTPKHYIRQKKLERIRACLADPSCNVRNVTEMALDYGFLHLGRFSESYKSLFGELPSDTLKRRGL; this comes from the coding sequence TTGATGGATAGTCGTCTGCTGAGTGAACGCAGTAGGGTGTTTGAACGTGCAGACCCCTATGCCGTGTCCGGATATGTGAATCAGCATGTCGGGTCACACTGCATTCGCCTGCCCGCCGCCGGCCATCCCCAGGCCAGCCTCAACCACCGCAAGTTCGCCAACCTCGACCTTTGCCGCATCAGCTACGGCGGCGCCGTGCGTGTCACCTCGCCGGCACTGGAAACCATCTACCACCTGCAGATTCTCCTCAGCGGCCATTGCCTGTGGCGTGGCCACAAGCAGGAGCATTACCTCGCCCCCGGCGAACTGCTGCTGATCAACCCCGACGACCCGGTCGACCTGACCTACTCGGATGACTGCGAGAAGTTCATCCTGAAAATGCCGACCACATTGCTGGAAGCCATCTGCGACGAGCAGCGTTGGCACCGCCCCAGCTCCGGCGTGCGCTTCATGCAGAACAACTACCGGCTCGATGAACTGGAAGGCTTCGTCAACCTGCTGGCCATGGTCTGCCAGGAAGCCGAGGCCAGCGATCCGCTGCTGCGGGTGCAGGAGCATTACGCCCAGATCGTCGCGAGCAAGATGCTCAGCCTGATGAAGACCAACGTCAGCCGCGAGAGCCTGGGCTGCCAGGAGGCGTCCTTCGACCGCATCCTGGCCTACATCGAGCACAACCTGAAGCAGGACATCAGCAGCGAATTCCTGGCCCGCCAGGCCAGCATGAGCCTGCGTTCCCTCTATGCGCTGTTCGAGCGCCACCTGGGCACCACGCCCAAGCACTACATCCGCCAGAAGAAGCTGGAGCGTATCCGCGCCTGCCTGGCCGACCCGAGCTGCAACGTGCGCAACGTCACCGAGATGGCCCTGGATTACGGCTTCCTGCACCTGGGGCGGTTCTCCGAGAGCTACAAGAGCCTGTTTGGTGAGTTGCCTTCCGACACGTTGAAGCGGCGGGGGCTCTGA
- a CDS encoding MFS transporter: MTSPAHLPATGTLDVQSFINTQPLSAYQWRVVLLCFLIVFLDGLDTAAMGFIAPALTQDWGIDRASLGPVMSAALIGMVFGALGSGPMADRFGRKVVLVSAVFLFGVFSLISAFSANLEQLLVLRFLTGLGLGAAMPNATTLLSEYTPERLKSLLVTSMFCGFNLGMASGGFVSAKMIPAYGWHSLLLLGGVLPLVLAVVLLVWLPESARFLVVRNKGTEKVRKALSPIAPGEVAVAAGFSVPEQKTVQSRNVFKVIFSGTYSAGTLLLWLTYFMGLVIVYLLTSWLPTLMRDSGASMEQAAFIGALFQLGGVLSAVGVGWAMDRFNPHKVIGVFYLMAGFFAYCVGQSLGATTLLATLVLAAGMCVNGAQSAMPSLAARFYPTQGRATGVSWMLGIGRFGAILGAWIGATLLGLGWNFEQVLTALVVPAAIATTAVIIKGLVSHADAT, translated from the coding sequence ATGACCAGCCCAGCCCACTTGCCCGCCACGGGCACCCTCGATGTCCAGTCCTTCATCAACACACAGCCGCTGTCCGCCTACCAATGGCGCGTTGTGCTGCTGTGCTTCCTCATCGTTTTCCTCGATGGCCTCGATACCGCCGCCATGGGCTTCATCGCCCCGGCGCTCACCCAGGATTGGGGTATCGACCGTGCCAGCCTGGGCCCGGTGATGAGCGCCGCGCTGATCGGCATGGTGTTCGGCGCCCTGGGCTCCGGCCCGATGGCCGACCGCTTCGGCCGCAAGGTGGTGCTGGTCAGCGCCGTGTTCCTGTTCGGGGTGTTCAGCCTGATTTCCGCCTTCAGCGCCAACCTCGAACAATTGCTCGTTCTGCGCTTCCTCACCGGCCTGGGCCTGGGCGCCGCGATGCCCAACGCCACCACGCTGCTGTCCGAATACACCCCGGAGCGCCTCAAGTCCCTGCTGGTGACCAGCATGTTCTGCGGCTTCAACCTCGGCATGGCCTCGGGCGGTTTCGTTTCGGCCAAGATGATCCCGGCCTACGGCTGGCACAGCCTGCTGCTGCTCGGCGGCGTGCTGCCCCTGGTTCTGGCGGTGGTGCTGCTGGTCTGGCTGCCGGAATCGGCGCGCTTCCTGGTGGTGCGCAACAAGGGCACGGAAAAGGTGCGCAAGGCCCTTTCGCCCATTGCGCCCGGCGAAGTGGCGGTGGCTGCCGGCTTCAGCGTGCCGGAGCAGAAGACCGTACAGAGCCGCAACGTCTTCAAGGTGATCTTCTCCGGCACCTACAGCGCCGGCACCCTGCTGCTCTGGCTGACCTACTTCATGGGGCTGGTGATCGTGTACCTGCTCACCAGTTGGCTGCCCACGCTGATGCGTGACAGCGGGGCGAGCATGGAACAGGCCGCGTTCATCGGCGCGCTGTTCCAGCTCGGTGGCGTGCTCAGCGCCGTGGGCGTGGGCTGGGCCATGGACCGTTTCAATCCGCACAAGGTGATCGGTGTCTTCTACCTGATGGCCGGATTCTTCGCCTACTGCGTGGGCCAGAGCCTGGGCGCGACGACCCTGCTGGCTACGCTGGTGCTGGCCGCGGGTATGTGCGTCAACGGCGCGCAATCGGCCATGCCGTCCCTGGCAGCGCGTTTCTACCCGACCCAGGGCCGTGCCACCGGCGTGTCCTGGATGCTCGGCATCGGTCGATTCGGCGCCATCCTCGGAGCCTGGATTGGCGCGACCCTGTTGGGCCTGGGCTGGAATTTCGAACAAGTGCTGACGGCGCTGGTGGTGCCCGCCGCCATCGCCACGACAGCGGTGATCATCAAGGGACTGGTCAGCCACGCCGACGCGACATGA